In Betta splendens chromosome 22, fBetSpl5.4, whole genome shotgun sequence, the following proteins share a genomic window:
- the sumo3a gene encoding small ubiquitin-related modifier 3-like, giving the protein MSEEKPKEGVKTENDHINLKVAGQDGSVVQFKIKRHTPLSKLMKAYCERQGLSIRQIRFRFDGQPINETDTPAQLEMEDEDTIDVFQQQTGGHC; this is encoded by the exons ATGTCAGAGGAAAAACCAAAG GAAGGAGTCAAAACCGAGAATGATCACATCAACCTCAAGGTTGCAGGGCAAGATGGGTCAGTGGTCCAGTTCAAAATCAAAAGACACACACCGCTCAGCAAACTCATGAAGGCGTACTGTGAACGACAG GGTCTTTCAATAAGACAGATCAGGTTCAGGTTTGATGGCCAGCCTATCAATGAGACGGATACACCTGCACAG CTGGAGATGGAAGATGAAGACACCATAGatgttttccagcagcagacGGGTGGGCACTGCTAA